Genomic segment of Umezawaea sp. Da 62-37:
TCCAACTGTCGTGCGTCACCGACGACCCCGATTTCGTATCGGTCGAATCCTGTGGCGTCTGGAACGGGTGTACACGACACAAGACCGAAGACATCGCTGTGCACTGGACCTCGCCGGACGGCTCACCATTTCTCAGTCGACTCGATCGTGTGCTGGCAAGACTCATTCCGCTGGCACACGCGCTCGACGACATAGGCGACTGTGTGATCTTCGGCGAATGTGCACGGGCGCTCAACGCACGCGAATCAGAAGAGAGAAACAACAAGATCGATTAGGACCCTCATGGTAATCACCCCAGAAATAATCTTCACCTCCGCAATGACTGTGATCATCTGGTCTTCAATACTCGTCGATCATTACGACATCATCGGACGGTATCAATTCCGTCGAATTGGCAGGCGGACGTACAGCGCCACGCGCGGAACGATCACCATACCGCGCGCTTATCCCGTGATCGGACACAATGTCATGACCTGCGACGGAAACGGGCGGATCAGCCGCACCCACCACTCCAACAGCGGAGCCGGGCAGACTTTCAGCAGGGAATGTGGCGGCTGCACCCATTGCCGCAATCCGGAACCCACGGTCGCAACAACAGTCGGATCCAACGCCAGGAAAACAGTGGACTTCCGCTTCTACTCGTAACCGTATCCTGGTCGGATAATCGAACCAGTGCGCACGCAAAAGACGGCAGTCCTTCTACCTCGGTCGCGTCAGTAAAACAGGTAATAAAGAGCCCGCGGGCACATGGGAACAATAGCGTGGTAACGAAGTCTCGGAGTAATGCTCGATGACGAAAGAACAAGAGAAGCTCTGCATTTGTCACCTGGACCCTGACTCGCGGGCGCGATTGGCGATGAAAATCCGAACGCGTTACGAAGCGGGCGAATCCATCACGAAAACCGCTTCTGCCATCGGTATATCAAGAGGATTCGCGAGGAAACTCATCGTGGAAGCCGGAGGGGACGTACGACCCGGCACCACAAGCAGAAAGCACGCTCACCCGCTTCCACGACATGAACTAGCCGCATTATTGAAACAAAAATACGAAGCAGGGGCACGGGTGGCCGACCTAGCCACGCCTGACATCGGATCCGAGGAATACGTACGGGTGCTACTCAGTGAAGCAAACACCACTATGCGCCCTCGCGGTCACCGCCCGGACCCCGAAAAGCACACGAAACAGGGGCTCTACTATCGGACCCGCTACGAATCCGGTGAAAAGCTGATAACCATAGCCGAATCGGCGGGCAGCAACCGGACGACCGTCACCAAGATGATTATCGAAGCAGGTGGAAAAATCCGCCGACGCGGATTCCCGTCGATTGCACAAACATCGGCACGCCGCGAACTTGCAGCCACACTAAGGCAGAAATACGAGGCCGGGGCCACGATCACCGAATTGGTGAACCCAGAGGTAGGCACTTTCAATACGGTCAAAAAGATGCTTACCGAAGCAGGAACCACACTGCGAGGCCGAACCGGACGTTGGCATGGACCCACACCGAAAGCCGGTGCGGCACACAAGTTTGAAGCGCAGTCCACAACATGAACACGAAAAAAACGGTCCCGCTGTCTGACGATCAGACGCTGAAACGCATGTACGAGCGCAAGGGTGAGACTGTTCGCCGCATGGCGAGAAAGATCGGCTGTTCCGAAGGAACTATAAGGAAGCGACTGCGACAAGCAGGCGTGACCTTCAAATCGATTGAACAGCGAACACAGGAAAGGGTCTACCCGCGCGCAGTCCTCCCCTTGGATGAGGAGTCGGCTAAAGCGGCCGGCAACGATGTAAGCATATCCATGACGGCCCGCATTGCCGTTCCCTTTATTGTGCTTCCTCAGCGCCAATGGAATTACCGTGACCTGATGCAGTGCACAGGATTGCACCG
This window contains:
- a CDS encoding helix-turn-helix domain-containing protein; its protein translation is MTKEQEKLCICHLDPDSRARLAMKIRTRYEAGESITKTASAIGISRGFARKLIVEAGGDVRPGTTSRKHAHPLPRHELAALLKQKYEAGARVADLATPDIGSEEYVRVLLSEANTTMRPRGHRPDPEKHTKQGLYYRTRYESGEKLITIAESAGSNRTTVTKMIIEAGGKIRRRGFPSIAQTSARRELAATLRQKYEAGATITELVNPEVGTFNTVKKMLTEAGTTLRGRTGRWHGPTPKAGAAHKFEAQSTT